A section of the Triticum dicoccoides isolate Atlit2015 ecotype Zavitan chromosome 7A, WEW_v2.0, whole genome shotgun sequence genome encodes:
- the LOC119329587 gene encoding protein SRC2 homolog, which yields MSIQGLLLEVRVTGCRKLRDTEFFSRQDPYVIVDYATTKLRTRTCTDGGRNPSFDEKFHIPLIEGLRELSINVWNSNTINTDDFIGSCRVPLNKVLTSGYDDSSWPLQTRHMKSAGEVKLIMHFDVSAMKNKMAGKTSGQYAPSPYGASSASYPAPSAYAAAPPPHQAYPAPSHAPYPAPSAYSTPPPQQPYPTPPTQLPYPQQGCPPASHPPQPYGQPYPPQPYGQPYPPQPYGQQPYPPQPYGQPYPPPSAAQSPYPPAPYPGAYPPRPY from the exons ATGTCGATCCAGGGCCTGCTCCTCGAGGTCAGAG TGACGGGGTGCCGGAAGCTGCGGGACACCGAGTTCTTCTCGCGCCAGGACCCCTACGTCATCGTCGACTACGCCACCACCAAGCTGCGCACCCGCACCTGCACCG ATGGGGGAAGGAACCCGTCCTTCGACGAGAAGTTTCATATACCACTCATCGAGGGGCTCCGCGAGCTGAGTATCAACGTGTGGAACAGCAACACAATCAACACCGATGACTTCATTGGCAGCTGCAG GGTTCCGCTGAACAAGGTGCTCACAAGTGGCTACGATGATTCCTCATGGCCCCTCCAGACACGCCATATGAA GTCTGCTGGGGAAGTTAAACTTATCATGCACTTTGATGTCTCAGCAATG AAGAACAAGATGGCAGGTAAAACTTCTGGCCAGTACGCTCCTTCGCCATACGGTGCCTCCTCAGCTTCGTACCCAGCGCCTTCAGCATATGCTGCAGCACCCCCACCGCACCAAGCTTATCCAGCTCCTAGCCACGCACCATATCCTGCTCCTTCTGCGTACTCAACTCCGCCTCCTCAGCAGCCATACCCAACTCCGCCTACTCAGTTGCCATACCCACAGCAGGGATGTCCTCCTGCAAGTCACCCACCACAGCCATATGGACAACCGTACCCACCGCAGCCGTACGGGCAACCGTACCCACCACAGCCATATGGGCAGCAACCTTACCCGCCACAGCCATATGGGCAACCCTACCCACCACCTTCAGCAGCACAATCCCCTTATCCACCTG CGCCTTACCCTGGAGCTTATCCACCGCGGCCATATTGA